The DNA window GATGGTATCAGTTTGGGTCGAGAGGGTTGCACTCGCAGACGTCGTTCTATCGGTTGCCCACCCAGTGGGTCCTAAAAAAGGAGGGTTCGACCACCGTTGATCAGGTGGCCTGAATATAGTCCGTCAGCTGGACCGTCTCGGTCGAGCCGTCCGTGTAGGTGAGTTTCACGAGTGGGGTGAAGGTGCCCGCCCTCGGATAGAAGAATGTCGGGTTGACGGCCCGTGAGTTCCAGGTGTTCATGTGGGTCGTGGCATCGAACGACCACCAGGCCGAGCTGATGATCTTGCCGCTCGCCGGGGTCACGGTGAACTTCACTGCGCTGCCCTTCTCGGCGTTCGTCGGCGTCGCGACGAAGCTCGCATCAGAGGAGGGAGCCGGCGTGGATGAGGATGTCAGATCGTATACCACGATCTGGTAGACGTTACTGGTCCACCGGCCGTTGACGTTGTCGCCGGGGATAACGAGGCGGGCAAAACCGTTGTCCGATTCGTTTTTGGCTACGTTGAGCGTGTTGTCGCCCGTAATCGCCAGCATATCATACTGAGAATATGCGGGATCTGAATAAAGGCCGGACAACGCATGGGTCGCCTCGTACATGGAGAGCACCGTGGCGAAGCCGTCAGGTCCTGAAACGACGACATAACTGGTCATGTCAGTCGTGTTCACACCCGAGGCTTTGAGGGTGCTGAGCAATGTGGGTCCGGTCCAATCCGTCGTGACGTTGTTCTTCGTGTTTTTGATTCTGCTGGTTACCTGTGTCATCCCCTGCAGGTCAGAAAGGTTCAGGACCTTCGGAGTGATCCCCTCCCCGGAGACGATGAACTGCTGCGAGTAGAAGCGGGTCCCACCCTTTACGACATCGACCGCATGGACGACATCGATGGAATTCACGTCTTTGATCTCTCTTCCCAAGCCGGCCAGGTCGACCTGACCGTTATTCTGTTCCGTGAGGGTGACGGTATTCCCCTGTGCGAACTTTGTGTCCAATTCGCCGTAGGAATAGAGGGCCGTCTCTCCGTTCTGACCGGTGACGAGCACATAATCGCCTTCTACCCAGTTATGGTTGGTCGGGTTTATTTGTAATTCCGGAGGATAGTAGTTATTTTTGTCATACACGGATCCCATGACGCCGCCACAGGTGCCGTTTATAATCGTTAACAGGTCTCCTCCTGTACTCAAACTTGCGGTGTAGGGTGCATCTTTGAAATCTCCTCTCACCGTATACGCCATGGCCGAGCCACTCGAAAGGAGCAGAACCAGGAGAGCAACTGCCATGACAAAGCAAAATCTATTTTTCATAGTCATCTTCAACCTCAGATTTGGGTGCGACATCTTCCCGGTTCATCGAAGGAGGAACGATCTGAAATGCTGTTCTCCATCCCGGGATGTCGCCTTCATTGCTGCGGGCCTCTCTTTATCGATGGATATCACGACGGCAAAGACCCGCCCTTTTTATTTCGATAGGAGTACTGATAAAGTACTATGTTTTTAGTTTCACAATTTGAAATTGTTTAATATTTTTAGTTTACAAAAGATGAGTTCAGGGATTGAGTGGAGAGACTCTATCCACGAACCGGATCTCAAAAAACGAATGTCTGTTAAGATTCAGGTGGGGGGAACAGGGACAATTCGGTCCAGTTCATTATCGACCTGATGGGTGAATCCACAGGGAATGGCTTGCATGCTGTCACCTCACTCGATTGATAAACAGAATTCCCTGGAGAACCTCGTTTGGAAAATAGGTCCCCTTTTAATTCTCTGTCACCGGTTTTCACCACCCGACTCTCGTCTCCTCGAGCTCTGTCTCGGTCATTCCGATCTGCGTTTGGATGACTCCCTGTC is part of the Methanosphaerula palustris E1-9c genome and encodes:
- a CDS encoding molybdopterin-binding protein, with translation MAVALLVLLLSSGSAMAYTVRGDFKDAPYTASLSTGGDLLTIINGTCGGVMGSVYDKNNYYPPELQINPTNHNWVEGDYVLVTGQNGETALYSYGELDTKFAQGNTVTLTEQNNGQVDLAGLGREIKDVNSIDVVHAVDVVKGGTRFYSQQFIVSGEGITPKVLNLSDLQGMTQVTSRIKNTKNNVTTDWTGPTLLSTLKASGVNTTDMTSYVVVSGPDGFATVLSMYEATHALSGLYSDPAYSQYDMLAITGDNTLNVAKNESDNGFARLVIPGDNVNGRWTSNVYQIVVYDLTSSSTPAPSSDASFVATPTNAEKGSAVKFTVTPASGKIISSAWWSFDATTHMNTWNSRAVNPTFFYPRAGTFTPLVKLTYTDGSTETVQLTDYIQAT